In Cuculus canorus isolate bCucCan1 chromosome 9, bCucCan1.pri, whole genome shotgun sequence, the following are encoded in one genomic region:
- the NEU2 gene encoding sialidase-2, translated as MASFPVLEQETLFQKGTWTYRIPALLYLPRFSIILAFAEEREDAVDEHAKLIAMRRGIYDPATHHVQWSSMETIVSAQLKDHRSMNPCPVYDEVTGKLFLFFIAVPGKISEQHQLRTKINLVQLCYVTSMDQGLTWSPVQDITESTISREHKNWATFAVGPGHGLQLSNEARSLVIPAYAYRILDPEKHPTPHAFCFISSDHGTTWEMGHFVGGESAVECQVAEVQSCGRKVLYCNARSSNGARIQAVSYNNGVDFEGGQRVEALVEPPSGCHGSIIAFPPPPDEKCRDTWLLYSHPTNPKGRKDLGVYLNKTPLNPASWTKPRILFKGLCAYSDLQYMGIGPDGSPLFSCLFEYGTHQQCEEIIFVMFTLKQVFPSEC; from the exons ATGGCTTCATTTCCTGTCTTGGAGCAAGAGACGTTGTTCCAGAAGGGTACCTGGACCTATCGGATTCCAGCCCTGCTCTACCTGCCACGTTTCAGCATCATCCTGGCATTTGCTGAGGAACGAGAGGATGCGGTGGATGAACATGCCAAGCTAATAGCGATGCGCAGAGGCATTTATGACCCAGCCACGCACCATGTTCAG TGGAGTAGCATGGAGACCATTGTCAGTGCACAGTTGAAAGACCATCGCTCTATGAACCCCTGTCCTGTTTACGATGAGGTCACAGGGAAATTGTTCCTGTTCTTCATAGCTGTCCCAGGAAAGATCTCTGAGCAGCATCAGCTCAGGACAAAGATCAACTTGGTACAACTCTGCTACGTCACAAGCATGGACCAAGgactcacctggagccctgtccAGGATATCACCGAAAGTACCATTAGCAGAGAGCACAAGAACTGGGCCACTTTTGCCGTGGGGCCAGGTCATGGATTACAATTGAGCAACGAGGCCCGGAGCCTTGTGATTCCCGCCTATGCCTATCGGATCTTGGACCCTGAGAAACATCCCACCCCTCACGCCTTCTGCTTCATCAGCTCTGACCATGGGACAACGTGGGAGATGGGGCACTTTGTGGGGGGGGAGAGTGCAGTGGAGTGCCAGGTAGCGGAGGTGCAAAGCTGCGGCAGGAAGGTCCTCTACTGCAACGCGAGGAGCAGCAACGGAGCAAGAATCCAGGCTGTCAGCTACAACAACGGGGTGGACTTTGAGGGAGGCCAGCGTGTTGAAGCGCTAGTAGAACCTCCTTCTGGATGCCATGGAAGCATTATTGCCTTTCCACCTCCCCCTGATGAGAAGTGTCGAGACACTTGGTTGCTCTACAGTCATCCTACAAACCCAAAGGGCCGTAAAGATTTAGGAGTTTACCTCAACAAAACCCCTTTAAATCCTGCAAGCTGGACAAAACCAAGAATCCTCTTCAAGGGCCTGTGCGCTTACTCGGATCTGCAGTACATGGGGATTGGGCCAGATGGCTCACCCTTGTTCTCCTGCCTCTTTGAATATGGGACCCACCAACAATGTGAAGAGATAATCTTTGTAATGTTCACTTTGAAGCAAGTCTTTCCATCAGAGTGCTGA